The proteins below are encoded in one region of Bremerella sp. P1:
- a CDS encoding HAMP domain-containing methyl-accepting chemotaxis protein, with amino-acid sequence MKPKDKSTGKSSKRRNSIRLSTKLIAGFSLVILLTSLACYLGYSGLRSLEVELVHISDDKQIYGDAQKIKNVMLQHRRYEKDLFLNIGNREKQVDKYVPRLEAKQAEIQSLLTNMKQTINDDPRFSPEIKQIANELPKLHEKYMEGLWLVSEKAIEDGTLPPQEANKMMTPYKVPIHDLEEGIDQVATAATELFEQRIETSKQVGANSRLAMIIGTAIALIPCPFVIMWVTGPLRKVSKMLGDIAKAEGDLTQRLPVEGNDEVGELSQWFNTFVEQVQQIVIRVGGSATTLVESSSRLSNTAGDLSGQADNTTQGSSRVVAAADQMSLRMSEASRSTQTMQTNISTVANAIEELATCIQDISGNTEKASSVAGQAANELEQSNSNIVELSSAASEISRVIETIEDIAEQTNLLALNATIEAARAGEAGKGFSIVANEVKELARQAAAATEDIRQRITAIQDATDKTTRSIGDIGRHVAQVNEFSTMIAAAIQEQNCTTQSIAEHINQTSTAVTQISDGVTESAQASEEIRASMVVVDQSARETATGASSAKATGEDVHRIADELQALMGTFRV; translated from the coding sequence ATGAAACCGAAGGACAAGTCGACTGGGAAGTCATCCAAACGACGCAACTCGATTCGGCTCAGCACCAAGCTGATTGCTGGTTTCTCTCTCGTGATCCTATTAACGTCGCTGGCATGTTACCTCGGGTATTCGGGGCTTCGCAGCCTGGAAGTCGAGCTCGTCCACATATCGGATGATAAGCAGATCTACGGTGATGCTCAGAAGATCAAGAACGTGATGCTGCAGCATCGTCGTTACGAAAAGGATCTCTTTCTCAACATCGGGAACCGGGAAAAGCAAGTCGATAAGTACGTTCCCAGGTTGGAAGCAAAGCAGGCAGAGATTCAGTCGCTGCTGACCAACATGAAGCAGACCATCAACGACGATCCACGCTTCTCGCCAGAGATCAAGCAGATTGCCAACGAGTTGCCTAAGCTGCATGAAAAATACATGGAAGGCCTATGGCTGGTTAGCGAAAAGGCGATTGAAGACGGCACGCTTCCGCCGCAAGAAGCCAACAAGATGATGACGCCATACAAGGTGCCGATTCATGACCTGGAAGAAGGCATCGATCAGGTTGCCACTGCGGCGACAGAGCTTTTCGAGCAGCGCATCGAGACCTCGAAACAGGTCGGGGCGAACTCTCGATTGGCAATGATTATCGGAACGGCCATTGCCCTGATTCCGTGCCCTTTTGTCATCATGTGGGTTACTGGTCCTCTGCGAAAAGTTTCGAAGATGCTGGGTGATATCGCCAAAGCGGAAGGTGACCTGACGCAGCGTTTGCCGGTGGAGGGTAATGATGAAGTTGGCGAGCTCTCGCAGTGGTTCAATACCTTTGTCGAGCAAGTTCAGCAGATCGTGATTCGTGTCGGAGGAAGTGCGACCACGCTGGTCGAGTCCTCCTCGCGACTATCCAATACGGCTGGAGATCTTTCGGGACAAGCCGATAACACGACCCAGGGATCGTCGCGAGTTGTTGCGGCTGCCGATCAAATGAGCCTTCGCATGAGCGAAGCTTCGCGTTCGACGCAGACCATGCAGACGAACATCTCGACCGTCGCAAATGCGATTGAAGAGCTGGCTACATGTATCCAAGACATCTCGGGCAATACCGAGAAGGCCTCGAGCGTTGCCGGTCAGGCTGCCAATGAGCTTGAACAGAGCAACTCGAACATTGTCGAGTTGAGTTCCGCCGCATCGGAAATCAGTCGCGTGATCGAAACGATTGAGGATATTGCCGAGCAGACCAATCTGTTGGCCCTCAATGCCACCATTGAAGCGGCCCGTGCCGGTGAAGCAGGCAAGGGATTCAGCATTGTCGCCAATGAAGTGAAAGAATTGGCACGTCAGGCAGCTGCCGCTACGGAAGACATCCGCCAACGCATTACCGCGATTCAGGATGCCACCGATAAGACCACGCGCTCGATTGGTGACATCGGTCGCCATGTGGCCCAGGTGAACGAGTTTTCAACGATGATTGCTGCCGCGATTCAGGAACAAAACTGCACAACGCAGTCGATTGCCGAACACATCAACCAGACTTCTACAGCCGTTACGCAAATTAGCGATGGTGTGACGGAGTCGGCTCAGGCCAGCGAAGAGATCCGAGCGAGTATGGTGGTTGTCGATCAATCAGCTCGCGAGACGGCCACAGGGGCCAGCAGTGCCAAAGCAACCGGCGAGGACGTGCATCGAATTGCTGATGAACTGCAAGCGTTGATGGGGACGTTCCGCGTTTAA
- a CDS encoding vWA domain-containing protein: MTEHTTASPQARTRRPVRQSEPQPADMADSSDAAGVEAPPKRNWWKLAALWSMPAWFISLLFHFFGLTALVIATINPPPLPETLNLLAASDEPLEELEEMVVEFEPEIEPEMEVEMEAPDMLSESFELTALTPDAAMMAESVSIEALMPSKPADFAAMDPNGLMADLDGLGDEVGKMAKFFGTKAKGQRICFVVDNSASMTSGRMETALVELDKAIDSLTAKQKFYIVFYSDTAYPLFYPTPATEMLNANDKNKKLVRDWLSTIQMCWRTDGRDAITLALNLKPDLVYILGDGAFTDKADIELANTSLKGITIHTMGMQVKKQDRDKFAAIAEAHGGTYKDVGITDEGKQLMKMNGPIQRNKERNGIWGIKLK; this comes from the coding sequence ATGACCGAACACACAACGGCCTCGCCTCAGGCCCGCACACGTCGGCCAGTCCGACAGTCTGAACCCCAACCAGCTGATATGGCCGATTCTTCCGATGCTGCCGGGGTAGAAGCACCACCTAAACGAAATTGGTGGAAGTTAGCCGCTCTGTGGAGCATGCCAGCGTGGTTTATCAGCTTGTTGTTTCACTTCTTTGGCCTTACGGCATTGGTGATCGCTACGATCAATCCGCCGCCGCTGCCTGAAACGCTCAATCTTCTGGCGGCAAGTGATGAGCCACTGGAAGAGCTGGAAGAGATGGTCGTCGAGTTCGAGCCAGAGATCGAGCCAGAAATGGAAGTCGAGATGGAGGCTCCCGATATGCTGTCGGAGTCCTTCGAGCTAACCGCGCTGACTCCAGACGCGGCAATGATGGCCGAATCGGTTTCGATTGAAGCGCTCATGCCATCCAAGCCGGCTGACTTTGCGGCCATGGATCCCAACGGTCTGATGGCAGATCTGGATGGGCTGGGAGATGAAGTCGGCAAGATGGCAAAGTTCTTTGGCACCAAAGCCAAAGGACAGCGTATCTGTTTCGTGGTCGATAACTCGGCGAGTATGACTTCCGGCCGCATGGAAACGGCCCTGGTCGAATTGGACAAGGCAATCGATTCGCTAACAGCCAAGCAGAAGTTCTACATCGTCTTCTATAGCGATACGGCCTACCCGCTGTTCTATCCAACGCCAGCAACGGAAATGCTCAACGCCAACGACAAGAACAAAAAGCTTGTCCGAGATTGGCTCAGTACTATTCAGATGTGCTGGCGAACCGATGGCCGAGATGCGATCACCTTGGCGCTCAATTTGAAGCCAGACCTGGTTTATATTCTCGGAGACGGGGCGTTCACCGATAAGGCCGACATCGAGCTCGCGAACACTTCCCTCAAGGGGATCACCATCCACACCATGGGCATGCAGGTCAAGAAGCAGGACCGCGATAAATTCGCCGCGATTGCTGAAGCCCACGGCGGGACCTACAAAGACGTAGGGATCACCGACGAAGGGAAGCAACTCATGAAGATGAACGGCCCCATCCAGCGCAACAAAGAACGCAACGGAATCTGGGGTATCAAGCTCAAATAA
- a CDS encoding helix-turn-helix domain-containing protein codes for MHTEFQQQFFAQMGPRHQFQFLYDAIPDVFFFTKDRESRMVWANRQLIKRLGARSEDEVIGTNDSKFFPMEIAKKYRADDCFVMETSQPINNRVEVFYNETKILDWHITSKIPLFNADGSEVIGVAGVMRSYKAGKRWAAPASEIEGIVEYMRTPEGSLATVEELAQRAHLSSRQLNRKFQAVFGMSVRDFKIRTRLNSAADDLTKTELSVCQIAVDHDFSDQSTFSRLFRKHMGMTPLEYRRSYRNQMVAGHDNQE; via the coding sequence ATGCACACTGAGTTTCAGCAGCAGTTCTTCGCTCAGATGGGCCCCCGGCATCAGTTTCAGTTTTTGTACGATGCGATCCCGGATGTATTCTTCTTCACCAAAGACCGGGAAAGCCGCATGGTCTGGGCAAACCGGCAATTGATCAAACGGCTTGGAGCGCGAAGCGAAGACGAGGTGATCGGGACCAACGATTCCAAATTCTTCCCGATGGAGATCGCCAAAAAGTATCGCGCCGACGACTGCTTTGTGATGGAGACCAGTCAGCCAATCAACAACCGAGTCGAGGTCTTCTACAACGAGACGAAGATTCTCGACTGGCATATCACGAGCAAGATTCCCCTTTTTAATGCCGACGGCAGCGAGGTGATCGGTGTCGCTGGCGTCATGCGTAGCTACAAAGCGGGTAAGCGCTGGGCGGCACCTGCTTCAGAAATTGAAGGAATCGTCGAGTACATGCGAACGCCCGAAGGCTCGCTGGCGACCGTCGAGGAACTCGCGCAGAGGGCGCACCTATCGTCTCGACAACTTAATCGCAAATTCCAGGCAGTGTTTGGGATGAGCGTTCGCGATTTCAAGATCCGCACGCGACTCAATTCGGCGGCTGACGACCTCACCAAGACGGAACTTTCCGTCTGCCAGATTGCGGTCGACCACGACTTCTCAGATCAAAGCACGTTCAGCCGGTTATTCCGGAAACACATGGGCATGACCCCCTTGGAATACCGGCGAAGCTACCGCAATCAAATGGTTGCTGGTCACGACAACCAAGAGTAA
- a CDS encoding SgcJ/EcaC family oxidoreductase has translation MKSKIALMGIWVLFLSVAIVNAQEGKPKSGDANQPFDAIKKAVEDYAVAYNAHDAKAIANLFAPDAELVDTSGTVFQGQDVIRQEYEAFFNAHPDASLTINVESVRMVGPSVAVEEGRTASVLAEGETPSLSRYVAVYSKIDDAWVLASVRDEKLEPEPGQHLEQLNWLIGQWIEESDDSRMEIECYWDESGSYLIRDFKISIEGLLASSGTERIGWDPLNRQIRSWLFDSSGGHIEATWIPGDGFWTATARGYRADGQAISAIYRMTPLRDDAYHMAATNRRAGDEGLGDFEMTIVRQPPAPGEVPPLDESPAESAPAESNKE, from the coding sequence ATGAAGTCCAAGATTGCCTTGATGGGAATCTGGGTGCTCTTCTTGTCGGTGGCGATCGTCAACGCCCAAGAAGGTAAGCCGAAAAGCGGCGACGCGAACCAGCCTTTCGACGCCATCAAGAAGGCCGTCGAAGACTACGCCGTCGCTTACAACGCCCACGATGCCAAAGCGATTGCCAATCTGTTTGCCCCGGATGCCGAACTCGTTGATACATCCGGAACGGTGTTCCAGGGGCAAGATGTCATCCGCCAGGAATATGAGGCATTCTTCAACGCCCATCCAGATGCATCGCTGACGATCAATGTCGAATCGGTTCGCATGGTCGGACCGTCGGTTGCCGTCGAAGAAGGGCGGACGGCATCGGTATTGGCCGAAGGGGAAACACCTTCGCTGTCACGATACGTTGCCGTCTATTCCAAGATCGACGATGCATGGGTCTTGGCCAGTGTGCGTGATGAAAAGTTAGAGCCTGAGCCGGGGCAGCACCTCGAGCAGCTTAACTGGTTGATTGGCCAGTGGATTGAGGAGTCGGATGACTCGCGGATGGAGATCGAGTGCTACTGGGACGAAAGTGGTTCCTATCTGATTCGCGATTTCAAGATCTCGATCGAAGGATTGCTCGCGTCAAGCGGGACCGAACGAATCGGCTGGGACCCGCTCAATCGACAAATCCGCTCGTGGCTGTTTGATTCCTCAGGCGGGCACATCGAAGCAACCTGGATTCCCGGCGACGGCTTCTGGACCGCAACCGCGCGAGGCTATCGTGCCGATGGCCAGGCAATTTCTGCGATCTATCGGATGACACCGCTTCGCGATGATGCCTACCACATGGCGGCGACCAATCGCCGTGCGGGCGACGAAGGTCTGGGTGATTTTGAAATGACGATCGTGCGTCAACCGCCAGCCCCTGGCGAGGTGCCGCCGCTGGATGAATCGCCTGCCGAGTCGGCTCCGGCGGAATCGAACAAGGAGTAA
- a CDS encoding tetratricopeptide repeat protein — MIQNNTTNNVTNNTTNITKNWVQDNSTNVVHNHSNTNSWYQDNRWQNRPTINSQNWNGRPWWHTPDYGSWHHGHWDRHTYYHGHDSWDYVDRGDNAWLGGLVAWGLGNMVYRTGYQVYVNPYVSRPVVIGGTRIDYSRPITVMRSPYELAYLNDQAKAQELHDRALEYFEVARTAFYFGDLNKAYQNINLAIALMPDDATLHEFRALVLFSAGKFSEAAEVMHAVLAVAPGWDWTTLSSLYRDQDQYTAELRQLEQYLKANPRQADARFLLAYHYITMGYPDSARRQLQAVLLLSPQDKLSADLIALLDEDQQKDFATQYGNMPAVDRQLLQGDWKAARPTGKIELELKDGNFTWDYDLIENDQKFHGRYAVDNALLIMATEDGSQMVGTVQMQDRDHFVYKLLGNNSSDPGLQFVRE; from the coding sequence GTGATTCAAAATAATACGACCAACAACGTAACGAACAACACGACGAACATCACCAAGAACTGGGTGCAGGACAACAGTACGAACGTTGTTCATAATCACAGCAATACCAACAGTTGGTACCAAGACAACCGTTGGCAAAATCGTCCGACGATTAACAGCCAAAATTGGAATGGTCGACCATGGTGGCACACGCCTGACTATGGTTCCTGGCATCATGGGCACTGGGATCGCCACACGTACTACCATGGCCATGATTCATGGGATTATGTCGATCGCGGCGATAACGCGTGGCTCGGCGGACTAGTCGCCTGGGGCTTAGGTAATATGGTTTATCGAACCGGTTACCAGGTTTACGTCAATCCGTACGTTAGCCGCCCCGTTGTGATCGGTGGCACGCGAATTGATTATTCGCGACCGATTACGGTGATGCGATCGCCTTACGAGCTGGCGTACCTCAACGATCAGGCGAAGGCCCAGGAACTTCATGATCGCGCGCTGGAGTACTTCGAGGTCGCGCGAACGGCCTTCTATTTCGGTGATTTGAATAAGGCGTACCAGAATATCAACCTGGCGATTGCACTGATGCCAGATGACGCCACGTTGCATGAGTTCCGTGCGCTGGTCCTGTTCTCGGCCGGTAAGTTCAGCGAAGCAGCCGAAGTGATGCATGCCGTCTTGGCGGTCGCACCAGGATGGGACTGGACAACGTTAAGCAGTCTCTACCGCGATCAAGATCAATACACGGCCGAGCTTCGTCAGTTGGAGCAATACCTCAAAGCGAATCCACGGCAAGCAGATGCTCGTTTTCTGCTGGCCTATCACTACATCACGATGGGGTATCCAGACAGCGCCCGGCGGCAACTGCAAGCGGTTCTGCTGCTTTCTCCACAAGATAAGCTCAGCGCGGACTTAATTGCTCTTCTCGATGAAGATCAGCAAAAAGACTTTGCGACCCAGTACGGAAACATGCCTGCGGTCGATCGGCAGCTTCTACAAGGAGATTGGAAGGCTGCTCGGCCAACGGGAAAGATCGAGTTGGAGTTGAAAGATGGTAACTTCACATGGGACTACGATTTGATCGAAAACGACCAGAAGTTCCACGGTCGTTACGCGGTCGACAACGCGCTGTTAATCATGGCGACCGAAGATGGATCGCAGATGGTGGGCACGGTCCAAATGCAGGACCGCGACCACTTTGTCTATAAACTACTGGGAAACAACTCGTCCGACCCCGGACTGCAATTCGTCCGGGAGTAA
- a CDS encoding SGNH/GDSL hydrolase family protein, whose translation MPRVFTALCFALLVTTSLFAADKPGKWAETPDPNLPNVLILGDSISIGYTLQVRDLLKGKANVFRPHTADGKKPENCSGTTKGVESIDRWIGDRKWDVIHFNWGLHDLKHVTEPGGNSVSNKPSDPVQATVDQYAANLEKIVERLNKTGAKLIFATTTPVVPGTTGPLREPNSPPKYNAAAIKIMKENSVTVNDLFAFCDPQVEKLQRPKNVHFTDAGSQALAEQVAQAIQSALKSDSGN comes from the coding sequence ATGCCGAGAGTTTTCACCGCCCTGTGCTTTGCCCTTTTGGTTACGACATCCCTGTTTGCCGCTGACAAGCCCGGCAAGTGGGCCGAAACGCCTGATCCCAATTTGCCAAACGTGCTAATCTTGGGAGATTCCATTTCGATTGGTTACACACTGCAAGTGCGCGATCTGCTCAAAGGCAAGGCGAACGTCTTTCGCCCGCACACCGCCGACGGAAAGAAGCCGGAGAACTGCAGCGGGACGACCAAAGGGGTCGAGTCCATCGACCGCTGGATCGGTGATCGCAAGTGGGACGTGATCCACTTCAACTGGGGACTTCACGACTTGAAACACGTGACCGAGCCAGGTGGAAATTCAGTATCCAATAAGCCGAGCGATCCCGTCCAGGCAACTGTCGATCAGTATGCCGCAAACCTGGAAAAGATTGTCGAGCGACTGAACAAAACCGGCGCGAAGTTGATTTTTGCCACGACCACCCCGGTTGTTCCCGGCACGACCGGACCGCTGCGTGAACCCAACTCGCCACCGAAGTACAACGCGGCAGCCATCAAGATCATGAAAGAGAATAGCGTAACCGTGAACGATCTTTTCGCCTTTTGCGATCCACAAGTCGAGAAACTTCAGCGTCCCAAAAACGTGCACTTTACCGACGCTGGTTCTCAGGCCCTCGCCGAGCAAGTCGCCCAGGCGATTCAGTCCGCACTCAAGTCGGATAGTGGCAATTAG
- a CDS encoding carboxypeptidase-like regulatory domain-containing protein, which produces MIRFTLLLTFALCVGCSNSMPSNVADVSGMVTVDGKPAPGAMVSFSPTGEGRTSFGLTDDTGHYRLVYTNEVPGALIGDHDVSINNTPPPGKPKPSVLVPAKFTQTGKLSAKVVPGEVNEINFALKSK; this is translated from the coding sequence GCCTTGTGCGTTGGCTGCTCGAATTCGATGCCCAGCAACGTGGCAGATGTCTCCGGCATGGTGACGGTCGACGGAAAACCGGCTCCCGGAGCGATGGTTAGTTTTTCGCCAACAGGAGAAGGCCGAACATCGTTTGGCCTCACCGACGACACCGGGCATTACCGCCTGGTGTATACCAATGAAGTCCCAGGAGCATTGATTGGTGACCACGATGTATCGATCAACAACACACCGCCTCCCGGGAAGCCGAAACCGAGTGTGCTGGTTCCTGCCAAGTTCACACAAACAGGCAAGCTATCTGCCAAAGTCGTCCCAGGCGAAGTCAATGAGATCAACTTTGCTCTGAAATCTAAATAG